From Candidatus Eisenbacteria bacterium, one genomic window encodes:
- the hflX gene encoding GTPase HflX, giving the protein MSDGTTSLNSFAEACLKELDELASTAGAKVVGRVIQRRQSIRPSTFLSRGKLDQLKAEVEKTKANLVISDEDLSPAQVKNLEKYLEVKILDRSEVILDIFSRHARTREAMTQVELAQLEYLLPRLSGMWEHLSRLGGGIGTRGPGETQLEVDRRQVRRKISILKQHLEVIERERDTQTRRRKDCFRICLVGYTNAGKSTLFNAMTQSDVLVEDKLFATLETTTRRVWVAGGPVVLLSDTVGFIRKLPHHLVASFRATLREVIEADLLVQVVDASHADLEEHMRAVDTVLDEILPRQVIRLLVFNKTDLIDDEVREQSLRAHHTQAEFISAFRPEDVARCRERIGVEVRSLRSRALVTYPHAMRGALSHLLSRGQRVRQAYLETDVEEEIWLEPGDLEQLKQKGARIEMLDGAV; this is encoded by the coding sequence GTGAGTGACGGAACGACTTCGTTGAACAGCTTCGCTGAGGCCTGCCTCAAGGAATTGGATGAGTTGGCCTCCACGGCCGGAGCCAAGGTCGTCGGCCGTGTGATACAGCGACGTCAATCGATTAGACCTTCCACCTTTCTCAGCCGCGGCAAACTCGACCAACTCAAGGCGGAAGTAGAAAAGACAAAAGCCAATCTGGTCATTAGTGATGAGGATCTCTCACCGGCACAGGTCAAGAACCTGGAAAAGTATCTCGAGGTCAAGATCCTCGATCGCAGCGAGGTGATACTCGATATCTTCTCCCGCCATGCGCGGACGCGCGAGGCGATGACACAAGTTGAGTTGGCTCAGCTTGAATATCTGTTGCCGCGGCTGAGCGGCATGTGGGAGCACCTCTCACGTCTCGGCGGCGGGATCGGAACGCGCGGACCGGGTGAAACGCAGCTGGAGGTCGATCGGCGGCAGGTTCGCCGCAAGATATCCATCCTCAAACAGCATCTTGAGGTGATCGAGCGGGAGCGGGACACTCAAACGCGTCGCCGGAAGGATTGCTTCCGAATCTGTCTGGTGGGTTATACAAATGCCGGGAAGTCGACATTGTTCAATGCCATGACCCAGTCGGATGTGCTGGTGGAAGACAAGCTCTTCGCCACATTAGAAACGACGACGCGGCGTGTGTGGGTGGCGGGGGGTCCGGTTGTCCTCTTATCCGATACCGTCGGCTTCATCAGAAAGCTTCCCCACCACCTGGTCGCGAGTTTCAGGGCGACATTGCGCGAGGTAATCGAGGCCGATTTATTGGTCCAAGTCGTTGATGCTTCGCATGCCGATCTCGAGGAGCATATGCGAGCCGTTGACACCGTACTGGATGAAATCCTGCCGCGCCAGGTGATAAGGCTCCTCGTCTTTAACAAAACGGATCTCATCGATGATGAGGTCCGCGAACAATCCCTTCGCGCGCATCACACTCAAGCGGAGTTCATCTCAGCCTTCCGGCCGGAGGATGTCGCCCGTTGCCGTGAGCGCATCGGGGTTGAAGTCCGCTCTCTGCGATCGCGCGCCCTGGTGACCTATCCCCACGCCATGCGGGGAGCGCTAAGCCATCTGCTGTCCCGCGGACAGCGTGTGCGCCAAGCCTATCTGGAGACTGATGTGGAAGAAGAAATCTGGCTGGAGCCGGGTGATCTGGAGCAACTGAAGCAGAAAGGCGCCCGGATCGAAATGCTGGATGGCGCCGTTTAA
- a CDS encoding MBL fold metallo-hydrolase translates to MHPSNPELQVSTARVKILASGSKGNATLIDTGDHRLLLDAGISARALNGHLAEAGLSSEEIDAILITHEHTDHIRGLRQFRKLSRATVYTAARSFAKRVSTWDDFALSTTVHSGTVHSGAVHSKVVHLTPGGCTRHGSIDIFPIPLPHDAAETVGYSLQFNGRRIVSLTDLGHLPGGLEEIISGCDLLILESNYDSTMLHNGPYPTWLKHRVDGPNGHLSNEQMTDVIRRVYNHSPENIPRHVVLAHLSENNNTPESALYAAERCLSDLGLTGKVTLHIGHQNRALDWIHLP, encoded by the coding sequence ATGCATCCGTCAAACCCTGAACTTCAAGTATCCACGGCGCGCGTGAAAATCCTCGCCAGCGGCTCAAAAGGGAATGCGACCCTCATTGACACGGGTGACCATCGGCTGCTCCTTGACGCGGGAATTTCCGCTCGAGCCTTAAACGGCCATCTGGCGGAGGCCGGGCTATCTTCTGAAGAGATCGACGCTATTCTGATTACACATGAGCATACAGATCATATTCGAGGTTTACGCCAGTTTCGGAAGCTGTCGCGGGCGACGGTTTACACAGCGGCACGGTCTTTTGCCAAGCGGGTCTCAACCTGGGACGATTTCGCGCTCTCCACGACGGTTCATTCTGGAACGGTTCACTCCGGCGCGGTTCACTCTAAAGTGGTTCATTTGACCCCCGGCGGGTGCACCAGACACGGGTCCATCGACATATTTCCCATCCCGCTCCCGCATGACGCGGCGGAAACGGTGGGTTACTCTTTACAATTCAACGGCCGCCGGATCGTCTCATTGACCGATCTGGGACATCTGCCGGGCGGATTGGAGGAAATCATAAGCGGGTGCGATCTTCTGATCCTTGAGTCGAATTACGATTCCACGATGTTACACAATGGTCCTTATCCGACGTGGTTGAAGCATCGCGTCGATGGACCCAACGGGCATCTATCCAATGAACAAATGACGGATGTTATACGCCGGGTTTACAATCATTCCCCCGAAAATATCCCGCGCCACGTGGTCCTCGCACACCTGAGCGAAAACAATAATACGCCGGAATCAGCATTATATGCGGCTGAGCGGTGTCTTTCAGATTTGGGACTCACCGGGAAAGTAACATTGCATATCGGCCATCAGAATCGCGCGCTTGACTGGATTCACCTGCCTTAA
- a CDS encoding endonuclease/exonuclease/phosphatase family protein has translation MFPPEGTRVQTGDHPFPTEGATKALLQEMSRFSTLASMERSSFWRDHSAEVELLCHQVQRGGPGAKAPVQDDARHLRIVHWNIERGKKLPVIQHNFQQQRDLQGADLILLNEVDVGMARSGNRHTARELANNLGMHWIFSPAYIELTKGMREEIQAPGENKDSLHGLAVLSKEEPILVERIELPEIFDTFDFVEKRYGSRIGLLVHFGRAWQDLVVAIVHLEVRDTPAGRRRQMQALLKAIDQSLKKNGREKSPVLLAGDLNTHTFPRGSFKHKANAVRRILGTPLDRLAEEMTEPWRDNREPLFSAMTDAGYHYEDLNDRSPTITVLLRGVEEAEMLPALFRRWIGRAAALGERVFPMRLDWFAARGFGLNGDKHQPFRVTRAATVVPSAWRGDIPSDHFPLLLELEISGT, from the coding sequence ATGTTCCCACCTGAAGGGACTCGAGTCCAGACCGGAGATCATCCATTTCCAACCGAGGGGGCCACAAAGGCCCTTCTTCAGGAAATGTCGCGTTTCAGCACCCTGGCCTCAATGGAGCGGTCAAGTTTCTGGAGGGACCATTCCGCCGAAGTAGAGCTCCTCTGCCATCAGGTCCAGCGGGGCGGGCCTGGCGCAAAGGCCCCGGTTCAGGACGATGCCCGGCATCTTCGCATCGTCCATTGGAACATCGAACGCGGTAAAAAGCTGCCGGTGATTCAGCATAACTTCCAGCAGCAGCGTGATCTTCAGGGCGCCGACCTCATTCTACTCAACGAAGTCGATGTGGGCATGGCCCGGTCCGGCAACCGGCATACGGCCCGCGAGCTGGCGAATAACCTCGGCATGCATTGGATCTTCAGCCCCGCCTATATCGAACTGACGAAGGGGATGAGGGAGGAGATCCAGGCCCCTGGGGAGAACAAAGATTCGCTCCATGGCCTTGCCGTGCTATCCAAGGAAGAGCCGATTCTCGTCGAGCGGATCGAGCTCCCGGAGATTTTCGACACCTTCGATTTTGTCGAGAAGCGTTATGGGTCGAGAATCGGGCTGCTCGTTCATTTCGGGCGGGCCTGGCAAGACCTGGTGGTCGCGATCGTCCATCTGGAAGTCCGTGATACTCCCGCAGGGCGCCGGCGCCAGATGCAGGCCCTCCTGAAGGCCATTGATCAATCGCTGAAGAAAAACGGCCGGGAAAAGTCTCCGGTTCTGCTGGCCGGCGATCTGAATACCCACACCTTTCCAAGGGGAAGTTTTAAGCATAAAGCCAACGCCGTGCGCCGGATACTGGGCACGCCGCTGGACCGGCTGGCCGAGGAGATGACCGAGCCCTGGCGGGACAACCGGGAACCTCTCTTCAGCGCCATGACCGACGCCGGATATCATTATGAAGACCTCAACGACCGGTCACCGACCATCACCGTTCTGCTGCGGGGGGTCGAAGAGGCGGAAATGCTGCCCGCCCTCTTCCGCCGCTGGATCGGCCGGGCCGCGGCCCTTGGTGAACGGGTCTTCCCCATGCGGCTGGACTGGTTCGCCGCGCGGGGTTTCGGCCTCAACGGCGACAAGCATCAACCTTTCCGCGTGACACGCGCCGCCACCGTCGTACCCTCTGCTTGGAGAGGGGATATCCCCTCCGATCACTTTCCGCTGCTGCTTGAATTGGAAATCTCCGGGACGTGA
- a CDS encoding TrkA family potassium uptake protein, with product MFVVVVGAGRFGSLAAQALAEQGVSVTIIDQSLDILETLPESFSGFRLEGDAAELETLKRSRMDEADVVLAVTESDSLNLLVAQLARELFGVTRVVARIFDPVTESVYKHLDVTILCPTTLGLDNLLSGLLNPEKPGGSNPSKEKKDG from the coding sequence ATGTTTGTTGTTGTGGTGGGTGCCGGGCGGTTCGGTAGTCTTGCCGCTCAGGCCTTGGCCGAGCAGGGTGTTTCCGTCACGATCATAGATCAGAGCCTGGACATCCTCGAAACGCTCCCCGAATCCTTCAGCGGTTTCCGTCTGGAGGGTGATGCGGCGGAATTGGAGACGCTGAAACGCAGCCGGATGGACGAGGCGGATGTCGTTCTCGCGGTCACGGAAAGCGACTCCCTGAATCTTCTGGTCGCGCAACTGGCCCGGGAGCTCTTCGGCGTGACCCGGGTGGTGGCGCGCATCTTCGATCCCGTCACCGAATCGGTCTACAAACATCTCGATGTCACTATTCTCTGCCCGACAACCCTGGGTTTGGACAACCTCCTCTCCGGCTTGCTCAACCCGGAAAAACCCGGCGGCTCGAATCCATCAAAAGAAAAGAAAGACGGATAA
- a CDS encoding TrkA family potassium uptake protein, with amino-acid sequence MARRVLIAGEGRLLYFLARRFQSSRSEVTVICPHLKEAERLSRRLKCLVVHGDPTQPRFLEEAGAGKADDVIAATGRDEDNLVICQLAAQHFEVLHTVAVVQDPDFVDAFRKLGVGAVISTTDMLARLVEKRTSLEGLEDLAPAAGQGVIVSDVLLKETDHAAGHRLDTLELPESCLVGSVIRGEKMLIPKGDFLFAPGDRAIILVTPEVEEEAIRILKEGR; translated from the coding sequence ATGGCTCGGCGCGTTCTCATCGCCGGTGAAGGCCGGCTGCTCTATTTCCTGGCCCGCCGTTTTCAGTCATCCCGATCGGAGGTGACGGTCATCTGTCCCCACCTCAAGGAAGCGGAACGGCTTTCCCGGCGCCTCAAATGTCTCGTTGTTCATGGGGATCCGACGCAACCCCGTTTTCTGGAAGAGGCGGGGGCGGGAAAGGCCGACGATGTGATCGCCGCAACGGGCAGGGATGAAGACAATCTCGTCATCTGCCAGCTGGCGGCGCAGCATTTTGAGGTTTTGCATACCGTCGCTGTTGTTCAGGATCCCGACTTTGTCGATGCGTTCCGCAAACTCGGCGTTGGAGCGGTAATCTCGACCACGGATATGCTGGCCCGCCTCGTTGAGAAACGAACGAGCTTGGAGGGGCTGGAGGATCTGGCGCCGGCGGCCGGGCAGGGTGTTATCGTTTCCGATGTCCTGTTGAAGGAAACCGATCACGCCGCGGGACACCGCCTCGACACGCTGGAATTGCCGGAATCCTGCCTGGTGGGATCGGTAATCCGCGGTGAAAAGATGCTCATTCCCAAAGGTGATTTTCTTTTTGCCCCCGGTGACCGGGCGATCATTCTGGTGACGCCGGAAGTGGAGGAAGAAGCGATTCGCATCCTGAAAGAGGGACGGTAA
- a CDS encoding TrkH family potassium uptake protein, giving the protein MRYRERLNAAYRAVGRVTASILILLGFIHLVPLLVLLPFPHESAAATAFIIPAVTGIILGLILWVLFRRADVTILTLRDGVLITFLVWTIACCLGAVPYHLQGLGWRNALFESVSGWSTTGLTVVDVTRASPLILFWRAFQQLLGGAGLILVMSSALAGPWATGLYQAEGHGEPLLPHIGRSTRAILGIYLGYTLLGVGAFLIAGLPLFESILHSMTALATGGFSTQPGSLGDFHSISVEGVAIVLMALGQLNFLLHFLILRGKWRTVLKHGEPRLFIGALLIAVPLLYFGAARSLWGMEWGIRRALFQAVSALSGTGFSIAPDAEWNSLGAAVIIGLMLIGGGVNSSAGALKQHRVYLILKSMVWQIRRFFLPRSAVFVRQIWKGEERVVLEAEHLQGVAGYVILYLFAWSMGSIILMGYGTGMQAALFEFASALGGVGLTVGVTRPDAPGGILWTEMIGMFLGRLEFFVVILALGKMIIDFREFARFGINPKAPPKLAQED; this is encoded by the coding sequence GTGAGATACCGGGAGCGCCTGAACGCCGCCTATCGGGCGGTGGGCCGGGTCACAGCCTCCATCCTCATCCTGCTCGGTTTCATCCACCTCGTCCCGCTGCTCGTTCTGCTTCCCTTTCCCCATGAATCGGCCGCGGCGACCGCCTTTATCATTCCCGCTGTCACAGGAATCATTCTCGGTCTCATCTTGTGGGTCTTGTTCCGGCGCGCTGATGTAACAATCCTCACACTGAGAGACGGGGTCTTGATCACCTTTCTCGTCTGGACGATCGCCTGTTGTCTCGGCGCCGTTCCCTACCATCTTCAGGGTCTGGGCTGGCGCAACGCCCTTTTCGAGTCGGTGAGCGGGTGGTCGACCACCGGGCTGACCGTCGTCGATGTCACCCGGGCGAGTCCGTTGATTCTATTTTGGCGCGCGTTTCAACAACTGCTGGGCGGCGCCGGGTTGATCCTCGTCATGTCTTCAGCCCTCGCCGGTCCCTGGGCGACCGGACTGTATCAGGCCGAAGGGCACGGCGAACCCCTGCTGCCGCATATCGGCCGTTCCACCCGGGCGATCCTCGGAATCTATCTCGGTTATACATTACTCGGCGTCGGGGCTTTCTTGATCGCCGGCCTGCCCCTCTTTGAATCGATCCTCCATTCAATGACCGCTCTGGCCACCGGCGGATTTTCCACGCAACCCGGCAGTCTTGGGGATTTTCATAGCATCAGCGTGGAAGGCGTGGCGATCGTTCTCATGGCGCTGGGCCAGTTGAACTTTCTCCTCCATTTCCTCATCCTGCGGGGGAAATGGCGGACGGTCCTCAAACACGGCGAGCCCCGCCTCTTTATCGGCGCTCTTCTCATCGCCGTGCCGCTGCTCTATTTCGGGGCGGCGCGCTCACTGTGGGGCATGGAATGGGGGATTCGCAGGGCGCTCTTCCAGGCGGTCAGCGCCCTCTCCGGAACCGGGTTTTCGATCGCCCCCGACGCCGAGTGGAATAGTCTCGGCGCGGCCGTGATTATCGGCCTCATGTTGATCGGCGGCGGCGTTAACTCTTCCGCCGGCGCGCTGAAGCAGCACCGGGTCTATCTCATCCTGAAATCGATGGTCTGGCAGATCCGCCGCTTCTTCCTCCCGCGGTCGGCTGTTTTTGTGCGCCAGATCTGGAAGGGGGAAGAGCGGGTCGTTCTGGAAGCGGAGCATCTTCAGGGTGTGGCCGGATACGTCATCCTCTATCTGTTCGCCTGGTCGATGGGATCGATCATCCTCATGGGATACGGGACGGGGATGCAGGCGGCCCTCTTCGAATTCGCCTCCGCCCTGGGCGGCGTCGGTCTCACCGTCGGCGTGACGAGACCCGATGCGCCGGGCGGCATTCTCTGGACCGAAATGATTGGGATGTTTCTCGGCCGGCTGGAATTTTTTGTGGTGATACTGGCGCTTGGAAAGATGATCATTGATTTCCGCGAGTTCGCCCGCTTTGGAATAAATCCCAAGGCGCCGCCGAAACTAGCGCAGGAAGATTAG
- a CDS encoding DMT family transporter: MPFIGEIAALTTATCWAFGSLLFTIAARRAGAFSLNAVRIPIAFAALTLILLASRGLQWAPQAQTRDILILALSGVIGLTLGDWGYFACLERLGPRLATALFTLAPPLTAILAIPLLGEKLGLLPVIGMVITMTGVAWVIMERPGKPIPRGHRIQGVVFGFIASFGQALGLILSKLGMADRIDPLPATAIRMAAATAGVWIMVLAGGRVQGVIRLLKDPPARWATAGASFLGPVFGVWLSLVAVRHTKTGIAATLLAMTPILILPLVILIQKERVSPRAAIGAVVAVGGVILIFLR; the protein is encoded by the coding sequence ATGCCCTTTATCGGAGAAATCGCAGCCTTAACCACGGCCACCTGCTGGGCTTTCGGTTCGCTCCTCTTCACGATCGCCGCGCGGCGCGCGGGCGCCTTCTCGCTTAACGCGGTGAGAATTCCGATCGCTTTTGCGGCGCTCACCCTGATCCTGCTGGCCAGCCGCGGCCTGCAATGGGCGCCTCAAGCTCAAACGAGAGACATTCTTATTTTGGCCCTCTCCGGCGTGATTGGTTTAACATTGGGGGATTGGGGGTACTTCGCCTGCCTGGAGCGTTTAGGACCCCGTCTCGCCACCGCCCTCTTCACCCTCGCCCCACCCCTCACGGCGATCCTCGCCATTCCCCTGCTCGGTGAGAAACTGGGCCTCCTTCCGGTGATCGGAATGGTCATCACCATGACCGGTGTCGCCTGGGTCATCATGGAGCGACCGGGCAAACCGATTCCCAGAGGGCACCGGATTCAAGGTGTCGTTTTCGGATTCATCGCCTCTTTCGGACAGGCCCTGGGTTTGATCCTATCCAAACTTGGGATGGCGGATCGCATTGATCCGCTGCCGGCGACGGCGATCCGCATGGCCGCCGCGACGGCCGGCGTCTGGATCATGGTGCTGGCCGGCGGCAGGGTTCAAGGTGTCATCCGTCTTTTAAAAGATCCGCCCGCCCGCTGGGCGACGGCGGGCGCCTCATTCTTGGGACCCGTTTTCGGCGTCTGGCTTTCCCTCGTGGCGGTGCGGCATACAAAAACAGGTATCGCCGCGACCTTGCTGGCGATGACGCCGATCCTGATCCTGCCGCTGGTGATTCTTATACAAAAGGAACGGGTGAGCCCGCGGGCCGCCATCGGCGCCGTCGTGGCCGTGGGGGGTGTTATCCTAATCTTCCTGCGCTAG
- a CDS encoding PH domain-containing protein has product MEAGNRSDTPLKPGAKSLPYISQRRIRSFRRGALGLSAGLLALNAAVVWHLMTAESSNIGTAFQQIFPGLAGSIFLILVLIWLARHLGYPQLEVNDAGLTLRDPSGLHQLAWKDLQWIRLNGNRLILEGPRVRLSLAPYLLELKNLTGPEGTASPHAAFQSLLETLLERAPQASWRPDQLKEWIRGL; this is encoded by the coding sequence ATGGAAGCAGGAAACAGGTCCGACACTCCATTGAAGCCAGGGGCAAAGTCACTGCCCTATATTTCGCAACGCCGGATCCGCTCCTTCCGGCGCGGCGCCCTCGGCCTTTCCGCCGGCCTGCTCGCCCTCAACGCCGCTGTCGTCTGGCATCTGATGACGGCGGAAAGCAGCAACATCGGCACCGCTTTCCAGCAGATTTTCCCGGGTCTTGCCGGCTCCATCTTTCTGATCCTGGTCCTCATCTGGTTGGCGCGCCACCTCGGCTATCCCCAGCTCGAGGTCAATGACGCCGGTCTCACCCTGAGGGACCCTTCGGGTCTTCATCAGCTGGCCTGGAAAGACCTGCAGTGGATCCGCCTCAATGGGAACCGATTGATCCTCGAGGGTCCGCGTGTCCGGCTTTCACTGGCGCCCTATCTTCTCGAGCTGAAAAATCTGACCGGGCCGGAGGGGACGGCGAGTCCCCACGCCGCTTTTCAATCACTGCTTGAAACACTCCTCGAACGCGCCCCGCAGGCCTCCTGGCGCCCCGATCAGCTGAAGGAGTGGATCCGGGGATTATAG
- a CDS encoding HD-GYP domain-containing protein, which yields MTLSSGGVSPRAFVSRFHNLLENAAHILHLQLEVWMDATGPALSLAPPEKCLHCGTRNPDSFSECQNQRWAESQDAMRSGETCQWDCPFDVHLAVLPIQTMERNLGCLLAVDEARAEAGLEFPGRGTVMPDETPVGLDALPEVVDDGAADGREPKVGRIIPFPSPFGSSAPPALTSATLPADAGFHEKLLFLKDISNLVSDQMYMFSEMSSMSQELSTRFEELNMLYAVTGRLVQFETLNKTLTFILDQARTTIGADAAVLSITDRKILETSRQAAEKGKTLEMTPRAWHQFGRAVRRHLAKSESRNFLGTPWELDEQDPIFSQKAQILAVGFPATGPLEGFLALIRWNTLRNYRGSDLRLLQSLSSQVGLTLSNADLYDSLKDFLMATVKTLVNAIEAKDSTTSGHSERVNILSMLLAKTMKLDDQEMETLRWASILHDIGKIGMPEAILLKPGRLTPEEFEVVKEHPERGYRVIKPIQQLSEASEGVRAHHEMYNGKGYPRGLKGDEIPLVARIISVADTYDALTSSRPYRAAGSVTSAIEEIRRVKGTQLDPNVVEALEMIIPFLQENQIMIQAGSRAA from the coding sequence ATGACCCTATCTTCCGGGGGCGTTTCCCCCAGAGCTTTCGTTTCAAGATTTCACAATCTCCTGGAAAATGCCGCTCATATCCTCCATCTCCAGCTGGAGGTTTGGATGGACGCCACGGGCCCGGCGCTCTCCTTGGCGCCTCCCGAAAAATGCCTGCACTGTGGTACCCGTAATCCCGATTCCTTCTCCGAATGCCAAAACCAACGCTGGGCCGAATCTCAGGACGCGATGCGGAGTGGAGAAACCTGCCAATGGGATTGTCCGTTCGACGTACACCTGGCGGTTCTGCCGATCCAGACAATGGAGCGGAATCTTGGATGCCTGCTGGCCGTGGATGAGGCGCGGGCGGAAGCAGGACTCGAGTTTCCGGGCAGAGGGACGGTGATGCCGGATGAGACTCCGGTGGGATTGGATGCTTTGCCGGAAGTTGTGGATGATGGAGCCGCGGATGGCCGGGAGCCGAAGGTGGGCCGGATTATCCCCTTTCCGTCGCCGTTTGGATCAAGCGCCCCCCCCGCACTGACGAGCGCGACCCTTCCGGCTGATGCCGGATTCCATGAAAAACTCCTCTTTTTAAAAGACATATCCAATCTCGTTTCAGACCAAATGTATATGTTTTCCGAAATGAGTTCGATGAGCCAGGAGCTATCAACCCGGTTTGAAGAACTCAATATGCTCTACGCGGTGACAGGGCGATTAGTGCAGTTTGAAACGCTGAATAAGACGCTCACCTTCATTCTTGATCAAGCCCGAACCACCATCGGGGCCGACGCCGCGGTCCTCTCCATTACCGATCGGAAGATTCTGGAGACCTCAAGACAGGCGGCGGAAAAGGGGAAGACCCTGGAAATGACTCCCAGGGCATGGCATCAATTCGGCCGCGCCGTCAGGAGGCATCTCGCCAAATCCGAAAGCCGGAATTTCTTGGGAACGCCGTGGGAGCTGGACGAGCAGGACCCCATCTTTTCCCAGAAAGCGCAGATTTTGGCGGTGGGGTTTCCCGCCACGGGACCCCTCGAAGGTTTTTTGGCGCTCATCCGGTGGAACACTCTGCGGAACTACCGGGGAAGCGACCTGCGGCTTTTACAATCATTGAGCAGCCAGGTGGGACTGACCCTGTCAAATGCCGATCTCTATGACAGCCTGAAAGACTTCCTCATGGCCACGGTGAAGACATTGGTCAACGCGATTGAAGCCAAGGATTCCACGACGAGCGGTCACTCTGAGCGCGTCAATATCCTCAGCATGTTGCTGGCGAAAACGATGAAGTTGGACGACCAGGAGATGGAGACGCTGCGGTGGGCAAGTATCCTTCACGATATCGGCAAGATCGGAATGCCTGAAGCGATATTGCTGAAACCGGGCCGGTTGACGCCGGAAGAATTCGAAGTCGTTAAGGAACACCCGGAAAGGGGTTACCGCGTCATCAAGCCGATCCAGCAACTCAGCGAGGCGAGTGAAGGGGTGCGGGCTCATCACGAAATGTATAATGGCAAGGGTTATCCTCGCGGACTCAAGGGGGACGAGATCCCGCTCGTCGCTCGGATCATCTCTGTCGCCGACACCTATGACGCCCTGACCTCCAGCCGGCCCTACCGCGCCGCGGGGTCCGTCACATCCGCCATCGAGGAAATCCGAAGGGTCAAGGGGACCCAACTCGACCCAAATGTGGTTGAAGCTCTTGAAATGATCATCCCGTTCTTACAAGAGAATCAGATCATGATCCAAGCGGGAAGCCGCGCCGCCTAG
- a CDS encoding peptidylprolyl isomerase produces the protein MKAGYRTMKTSALGRHFSKGLRRGLLAAILLLVAAWGVPRAADYTETIAAVVEDDPILLSDVMERYELLVAQGTVDSSDTTGAKTIQRQILDQLIEDKLLLLEASAQEIQVSEEEIGSAVQQTLDGLLQEFGSREAFLSQLEKEGLTEEGLRTQYREDARNQILASRLIGREIRSKTEVTDADVRTFFDENRDQIPQKPKLMRLSDIYISVRPDAAIENSRRQEAADVRNQILTGQSTFEKAAGLYSDDPSGTEGGGLGRFQKGDFDPAFENAAFALNVGEISQPVRTRFGYHLIRLDEVDPQGGWAGVHHILFGIPPTRADEARARQRADAVRLRISKGETFAAVAQTASDDTLSGARGGDLGWLPMEAFQGAVKQTMDTLAVGAISAVVPGDGGFHIMKITGIQEPGDYTFEEIKEDLKEMALRSKMEEMYRAWMETLREKFYVEVNVLGG, from the coding sequence ATGAAAGCAGGTTATCGAACGATGAAAACGAGCGCTTTGGGGCGTCATTTTTCCAAGGGGTTACGGCGGGGTCTTTTGGCGGCGATCCTCCTTCTGGTCGCGGCTTGGGGCGTTCCAAGAGCAGCCGACTACACAGAAACGATCGCGGCGGTTGTGGAGGACGATCCGATTCTATTGAGCGATGTGATGGAGCGCTATGAACTCCTTGTCGCGCAAGGGACTGTGGATTCTTCCGACACCACGGGGGCGAAGACGATCCAACGGCAGATCCTGGATCAACTGATTGAGGACAAACTGCTTCTCCTGGAGGCGTCGGCCCAGGAGATTCAGGTTTCCGAAGAGGAGATCGGCAGCGCCGTTCAGCAGACCCTGGATGGCCTTCTCCAGGAGTTTGGGAGCCGGGAGGCCTTTCTCTCCCAGCTGGAGAAGGAGGGCCTGACCGAGGAGGGGCTCCGGACCCAGTATCGGGAGGATGCCCGGAATCAGATATTGGCCAGCCGCCTCATCGGCAGGGAGATTCGATCGAAGACCGAGGTGACCGATGCCGATGTCAGGACATTTTTCGACGAAAACCGGGATCAAATCCCCCAGAAACCGAAGTTGATGCGGCTCTCGGATATCTACATATCGGTCCGGCCGGATGCGGCCATCGAAAACAGCCGCCGGCAGGAGGCCGCCGATGTCCGGAATCAGATACTGACCGGTCAGTCCACCTTTGAGAAAGCCGCCGGGCTTTATTCCGACGATCCCAGTGGAACCGAGGGCGGCGGCTTGGGGCGATTCCAAAAAGGGGATTTTGATCCCGCCTTCGAAAATGCCGCCTTTGCATTGAATGTCGGTGAGATCAGCCAGCCGGTGCGCACACGGTTCGGTTATCATCTCATCCGTCTCGACGAGGTCGATCCGCAAGGGGGATGGGCGGGGGTTCATCATATTCTCTTCGGCATCCCCCCGACGCGGGCGGATGAAGCGAGGGCTCGCCAGCGGGCGGATGCGGTGCGCCTGCGTATCTCCAAGGGAGAGACCTTCGCCGCGGTGGCCCAGACGGCCTCCGATGATACGTTGAGCGGCGCCCGCGGCGGCGACCTGGGCTGGCTGCCGATGGAAGCCTTTCAGGGGGCCGTCAAACAGACGATGGATACGCTCGCTGTCGGAGCGATCAGCGCGGTCGTCCCCGGCGATGGCGGCTTTCACATTATGAAGATCACCGGCATACAGGAACCCGGTGATTATACATTTGAAGAGATCAAGGAAGATCTTAAAGAGATGGCGCTCCGTTCAAAGATGGAGGAGATGTACCGGGCTTGGATGGAGACTTTGCGGGAGAAATTTTACGTCGAGGTTAATGTACTGGGAGGGTGA